In Prionailurus bengalensis isolate Pbe53 chromosome D4, Fcat_Pben_1.1_paternal_pri, whole genome shotgun sequence, the DNA window ggcaattttcaaaaatatatacaagtcTCCCCATGGTGACATATCATCCACGGAAGTTATCCAGGTCTCTCTCAGTCACCGTGGGTCCCACTGGACATTCAAGAGAGGACTGCAAACAAGCCAGCTGTTACACTGTGCTCACAGAACTTGGTGCTTAGTGGGGAAACAGTTATCAAATAAGAACACACATCCAATGAATAACGAGTTATCCAGGGGAGGAGAGTGGCATGGCATGAGGCTGCACTGGCAAGCAGAGTTTTCACTTTTAGCTGAAGCATTTGAATTTTtactataaaaacatatataaagacaCATGCCATGTGCTACTTGTAGAGTCATTATAAATTTCTACATCAGGCACATCATGAAAAGAACAGCCAAGAAGGGGACTACAAGACCATGAGAGAGGCTGACCCCAATGTGGGAGGCACTGAGAATGAACAAAACGCCAAGTTGGAGCTTCAGACTTGGTCTGGAGCTCAAACAGCTGCACACAACTTTGTGGTGACCATGGGGGAGGTGCTGCCAGGCATGGGTGCAAGGCTCCCCATCTCAGAGCTCTCTCCTGGGCTCAAGCACCTTCTGACCCCACAAATGGAATGAGCTTTCAGCTATTGTGTAACATGGATGATTGATATGTTACTCTCACCTTGGTTTGAAACTTGCCTTCTCATGGAGAGCAATAAATCTTACCAGAAAATACCAAATGCCCCTGAGCTGAATCACAGCAATCCTGTCTAGACTGAAATGTCTCATCTTCATTTGTCAAGCAAATTGTGTCTTGACCATTATTGTGCACCTGGTAAGCCCCATTGGCTTTATACAGTTCCATCAGCAACAGGGCAGCCCCTGCTAAACAGCTTTCTCTCTGAGGAAAGCCTGGCCACATACAAATGATCTCAAGGCATGTTAGAGAAATAAGAGCAAATATCATGGAAACATCATTAGGTATATCAACACACTGACTGCTGACGGTAGATGGAACAGTCCAATTCTGTACCAgacaaatttgggggaaaaatgtttccttacactgttcttttttattttcctgatgatattTTGAGATATACTCACATGGCATGGCTCTTATAAAACAGATGCAAGTCCAATGACTGATCATCCAATAATGCTTCTGATCAGAGcaattgtgtgtgtttgtgtgtgtgcgtgtgtgtgtgtgtacgcatgaATGCACACATGCAATACTTTCTTAGTGTGGCAGGTGCCTCTTTGGAGCATGCAGTTTTTAGGGCTGTGTATACAAGTAAAGTCAGCACAGAGTAATGCAACTGAATGTACCTCTACACGAGGTAGACAGCTAGCTGAGGAAAAGTTTCCTAGAATGGGTTTCATGTCTTAGTTCTACTCTAAGACCTCACTGGGAATCTGTACGGTAGAGAGGGTTACTAGGtaaaatatggggcacctagttaaatttgaatttgggGTAAACAATGAGTGATTGTTTTTTAGTATAGGTACTTTCCAAATATTGCAcgggtgttatttttatttgcaaaatcagGCGACCCTGACAGCTGAAGAGGGGAAGACATGCATGTCAATCACCTTTGTCATGAATATTGTCACCATCAGCATCAGTTAACATTTACAGCACATGGGGATGAGGTCCATGCTATAGTGAAGACCTATGAATTACTCCTGCTGCCTAAAAGACTCAGAATGTACCTACTTCTTCAATTGTGGCCTCCTTGAGATCATGGACTATACCTTAGTGCTCCATCTTTAAGACCAGGCCTGGTGACTGGCATGTGGTACTAGCTAACAATAGAGTTTTGAATAAATGAGGATATGGTATGGAATggttataaaaggaagaaatacgGGGTGAGCAGGATAAAATGACAAAACTGTACATGGCAGAAAATACAGGGAACCTCCAAATCTGCAGCCACCTCCATCACCTATGAGAAGAACCTCTTAGCAGAGCAATTCAATTGAACAGTCTCTTAGCTTGGTCAGTAAGACTGAACTGTCTGGAATAAGTGCAAAATAGTCTAGGCAttctgagtggggaggggagggggagtatGCAAAGCTGGGAAATCAACACTTATACAATTatccattttaaaacatttttttaaatgtttatttttgacagaaagagcatgagcaggagaaggggagagggagagggagacacagaatctgaagcaggctccaggctctgagctgccagctcagagctcgatgcggggctcaaacccatggacacctcatgacatgagccaagtcagacatttaaccaactgagccacccaggagcccctacaattatccattttaaaaagccataatgAAGGGGACAAAGCACAGTAAAAGCCCACAAGAGGGACAAGCAGTTCTGCCTGGGACAGTGTAACAGGTTTTAGGTAGAAGAAGTTACGTGAAATACATAAGCAGGTACGATCCTAAGAAGTGCTTTGTACTTTATAGACTCTGTATGTATGTTTAATcacaaatatatgtaatatataagcATACATACTATTATtcaaaagttgcaagaatagtacaTTGAACTCCCACATACTCTATATTATTCTATGTAACTGGAACTGAGTCTTCAGGCAAATTCATATTTCCTTTGGAAGTACCCTAGAATGgagatgtttaaataaataaagtagtacATACTGATCACATTGCAAATAcataacaatttttcttttttaatgtatgttgttttaaaatttgttttaccttattaaataagaaatactTGCTGactacagaaaactaaaaaacaaaaaaaacccaaggtcatttaaaaaatgcaaaaaataaaaatcactaaaaataaaaattatttttctagtcaTAGAAAACATTTGTAGCATATACACTTCTAGATTTTTTCtgcacatatatgcatattaGGTATTTAACAAATATGCTATCAGATTCTATATACTACCATGTTAACTTGGTTTTAAGCTACAAAGTAAATTTATCCAAGTGACCAAATATTTAATGGTTGCACAGAAATTTTCTACTGATGAATTACTTAACCAACTACCTACTGCTGCacaaattgttttcagtttttttctgtgATAAACTTCCTGACAGCTAAGTCTTTAAAGATGCCCATCATTATTTCTTGGGGATGAATTCCCAGAGGGAGAACTTCTGAGTCAAACATTAGacacatttttaaggcttttgatacaTATCATCATTTTGCTCTCTAGGAAGGTTGTGTCAACTTATAatgttataattataaaatataaaagggctcattttccaaattatttttccaagttaGTCACCTCATAAAATCTGTGAAATCAGAATTTGGAGACAGCACATGTAGAGTAATATAAGTAGCAAGTTTTCTTCTCAGAGGAAACCTGTCCAAAaagccatgatttaaaaaaagccCACTTGTCCACAGTTTGCCTTTAGTCCAACCAACTGGTTTAGATAAGAACTCTTAAAGTTAAGTTTCTAAAGTCTGTCATATTTGTGGAACTGTGTCTGCTTACTATTCTAAAATGACTTTATCAAAAAcgaatacatttcttttttaaggtgaTAATTAAGCCAGCCTTGTTTAATGACATCCCATTCACCTTCCTGGACAAAGGAATGCATTTGCCTTCCTTTTTCCATAACCAGAAGAAGGTTATTTTTGGTCAAACAAAGTGAAAACCATAAATGGTGGATAGCTATCATTATCCCGGTAATAGTGGTCCAGGTGTGAAGTACCtccaaataagaagaaaagatagccaagcagaagttttaaaatgctgCCTAAACCATacctaaaaaaggaaaatgcatgaCACTACAAGAGAAAAgctaatgaagcagaaaaatactTCCCACTATACAACTCCCTAGAGAACTATGACAGGTATCAGAGGTGTGTGAAATGTTTGACAGCCATGGGAAGCACTGGTTTGGGTTTAACTAAAGGAAAGGATAGTTGGAGAGTGCCAACATTTTCTACTGACAAACGAAAACCAAGCCAGCTttctcttctgttaagttccatGCTCAGTTGACCaactctgttttcatcttttctgagACCCACGAAAATagagtaaaaagagaaaatatccaaatataGAAGCTGAatttaaaagattagaaaaacCTAAACTATGTTATGTTCTGGTAGACTTGCAATCAAATAATTGCAGTCATTTGGTCAATGTCTGATTAGTTCAATGAGAGAAGATGTTTGGCTATACGGCCagataccaaaaaacaaaacaaaacaagacaaaacaaaaccatttttttaaaggatcactcTCTCTACGTAATAATCAATCGTGTTATGACAATTTTGTAATACTGGGATGGGTCATCCAAGCAACTAAGGAAATGGTAATGCTTTcctcactttaaagaaaaaaaaaatcagcatttccAAAGTTGGCATAGTCACACAAAGTCAAAACAAGCCTCAGAGGCAAAGGAAAGGGGCCGAAACCCTGAGAACCTAAAATGACGAATGAGAAAACTCCTCCCCACGGAAGATATTCAGGTATATAAAAGGCATGTGATGGAACACTTAAGACCTAAAACATCACTGTCAATCTTGAGTCTGGATGTTTagcttaggaagaaaaaaaaaaaaaatgaacactaaGCCTGATGTGATTCAAAAGTGTTTGTGGCCTGCATGCCTTGTAGGTCTGTTCATCGCTGGCGCCCTCTCTCTGCACTGTAACTTGCTGCATCTTCACCTGAGGGAAGTCACCTGGCAAAATCTGAGACTTCTGAACAGCATGAGCAATTCATTTCCTGTAGAGTGCCTAAGAGAAACCAGAGCTTTTGAGTTGCCCCAAGACATCCAATCACACACCCCACCTGGGAAAAGGTACCTCAAGGAGGCCTTCTATGAAATGTCCACACAGGCCTTCAACATCTTTAGAGAGTCCACCACCAAATccacttggaaaaagaaaaacctgaaacaAATCCAAATCAGACTTGATTGGCAGATGCACCACTTGGAAAAATGCTtcgaggaagaggagaaagggaaggaatacTCGAAACAGAGGGAAGAGGATGGGATGGACTTCTCAGGAGCTATGCTCTCCCAGGTGAGCAGCCTAGAACTGAGGAGATATTTCTATAGGATGTACAACTTCCTGAAAGATAAGAAATACAGTCCCTGTGCCTGGGAGATCATCCGAGTGGAACTCAGAAGATGTTTCTACTACTTCTATAAATTAACACTACTACTCAGGAAGAAATAAGGTATATTCTTAgaattaaaattccatttctctccaacagttccttctctttcatcttctttttaagaattattgGGCTATTCTCCATTGGAGTGGCGGTGATTT includes these proteins:
- the IFNK gene encoding interferon kappa, yielding MFSLGRKKKKMNTKPDVIQKCLWPACLVGLFIAGALSLHCNLLHLHLREVTWQNLRLLNSMSNSFPVECLRETRAFELPQDIQSHTPPGKRYLKEAFYEMSTQAFNIFRESTTKSTWKKKNLKQIQIRLDWQMHHLEKCFEEEEKGKEYSKQREEDGMDFSGAMLSQVSSLELRRYFYRMYNFLKDKKYSPCAWEIIRVELRRCFYYFYKLTLLLRKK